The Blattabacterium cuenoti genome includes a region encoding these proteins:
- a CDS encoding porin — protein sequence MKKTKMISFILFLGFFYPFHTYSYADEGTFHQNKDENTHFNMFVDFRSSINSTVKKEFFEGSRFSEDYLNLEVIGKANDKISYRFSKKLNNIENNRTVDLAYLKYKWNEKLYFLIGKQPASFGSIEYTNNFYGSPYRYTNVYKNKENPVGFSFIYLPIKNHELQFQIVNSITNSNNNREESTVQKVNNTMGYSVNWNWSLFNNQIIQNRWSYSIFQENEDKKFWKLIALGSKLDLKPFFIEADYILSDEDIEKNGDVTKILRSYNYDYQNVASVKYGTYLVKLKYNFIPKWNLIAKGVYEMGTSKKGVNDILGENKLFKKAYTYYGGIEFLPIIKNEDLSFHFLYQNQKVNYNLDQIKKENKNNHFIILGFSYRIKMI from the coding sequence ATGAAAAAAACAAAAATGATTTCCTTTATTCTTTTTTTAGGTTTTTTTTATCCTTTTCATACTTACAGCTACGCTGATGAAGGAACATTTCATCAAAATAAAGATGAAAATACTCATTTCAACATGTTTGTAGATTTTAGGAGTAGTATTAATTCTACAGTGAAAAAAGAATTTTTTGAGGGCTCTCGTTTTTCTGAAGACTATTTAAATTTAGAAGTTATAGGAAAGGCAAATGACAAAATCAGTTATCGTTTTTCAAAAAAATTGAATAATATAGAAAATAACAGAACAGTTGATTTAGCTTATTTAAAATATAAGTGGAATGAAAAACTTTACTTTTTGATAGGAAAACAACCAGCTTCTTTTGGAAGCATAGAATATACTAATAATTTCTATGGATCCCCATATCGGTATACGAATGTATATAAAAATAAGGAAAATCCTGTTGGATTCAGTTTTATTTATCTTCCAATCAAAAATCATGAATTACAATTTCAAATTGTAAATAGTATTACAAATTCAAATAATAATAGGGAAGAAAGTACAGTTCAAAAAGTGAATAATACTATGGGTTATTCTGTGAATTGGAATTGGAGTTTGTTCAATAATCAAATAATACAAAACAGATGGTCATATTCTATTTTTCAAGAAAATGAAGATAAAAAATTTTGGAAATTGATAGCTTTAGGGAGTAAATTAGATTTAAAACCTTTTTTTATAGAAGCAGATTATATATTAAGTGATGAAGACATAGAAAAAAATGGCGATGTTACAAAAATTTTACGTTCATATAATTATGATTATCAAAATGTAGCTTCTGTAAAATATGGAACTTATTTAGTGAAATTAAAATACAATTTTATTCCAAAATGGAATTTGATTGCAAAAGGAGTTTATGAAATGGGGACCTCTAAAAAAGGAGTTAATGATATTTTGGGTGAAAATAAATTGTTCAAAAAAGCATATACTTATTATGGAGGGATAGAATTTCTTCCTATCATAAAAAATGAAGATCTAAGTTTTCATTTTTTATATCAAAATCAAAAAGTTAATTACAATTTAGATCAAATTAAAAAAGAAAATAAGAATAATCATTTTATCATTTTAGGATTTAGTTATCGTATTAAGATGATTTAA
- a CDS encoding FtsK/SpoIIIE family DNA translocase — protein sequence MYKNISKKNAKKKRKNENNKTIITFLGFFLLVSSLFLLLSFFSFLFHWKNDQSQLEKLFDKDIMAENLLGKMGAFVSHYFIHCGIGLSAFFLPISLFLTGLKILFVRRKLLNNFYKSTIYKFIFFSIWLPITFYLVIPDQGILSGIFGFEIGNFLIHLFGKIGSYILILTSIIFYSIIIFRITTPNIKNGIRQKIHFYEKTDPIFKLGNFFKTKIINKSLKKTNVSNSKKDKNILHSILYKKDFSSTSVNNLEIDSNKKKIVQVLNYYKIEICQIKTIIGPTIILYEIYPKIGTRISKIKNLKNEIALNLSAISIRIIAPMPGKGSIGIEIPNHNRYPVYMKDILFSEESNKKSHQMELPISLGKTVFNKIFVIDLAKMPHLLIAGSTGQGKSVGLNVMIVFLLYQKNPEDIKFILIDPKKVELSIYKNISKSYFATLPNSVEPIITDLHKVKNILNSLCKEMDKRYAILEKFKVRNIQEYNVKYNQKYHLPYIILIIDEFADLSFSFHQKKQIETYITRLSQLARAVGIHLIIATQRPSVDVITGLIKSNFTARIAFRVSSKIDSRTILDCTGAEQLIGKGDLLFSNRNELIRLQCPFIELSDIQKIVDFYSNHDKKNEYFFLPKPD from the coding sequence ATGTACAAAAATATTTCAAAAAAAAATGCTAAAAAAAAAAGAAAAAACGAAAATAATAAAACTATTATAACTTTTTTAGGATTTTTTTTATTGGTGAGTAGCCTTTTTTTGTTATTAAGTTTTTTTTCTTTCCTTTTTCATTGGAAAAATGATCAAAGTCAGTTGGAAAAACTTTTCGATAAAGATATCATGGCAGAAAATCTACTTGGAAAAATGGGAGCTTTTGTTTCTCACTACTTTATTCACTGTGGAATAGGATTGAGCGCTTTTTTTCTTCCGATATCATTGTTTTTGACAGGATTAAAAATTCTTTTTGTAAGAAGAAAACTATTGAATAATTTTTATAAATCAACAATATATAAATTTATATTTTTCAGTATATGGCTTCCAATAACTTTTTATCTTGTTATTCCTGATCAAGGAATATTGAGTGGAATTTTTGGATTTGAAATAGGAAACTTTTTGATCCATTTATTTGGAAAAATAGGATCATATATACTTATTCTTACGAGTATTATTTTTTACTCTATCATTATTTTTCGTATTACGACTCCAAACATAAAAAATGGAATACGACAAAAAATACATTTTTACGAAAAAACAGATCCAATATTCAAATTGGGGAATTTTTTTAAGACAAAGATTATCAATAAATCATTGAAAAAAACCAATGTATCTAACAGTAAAAAAGATAAAAACATTCTCCATTCTATTCTTTATAAGAAAGATTTTTCTTCCACATCAGTGAATAATTTAGAAATAGATTCTAATAAAAAAAAAATAGTACAAGTACTTAACTATTATAAAATAGAAATATGTCAAATCAAAACTATCATAGGCCCTACTATCATATTATATGAAATCTATCCTAAGATAGGAACACGGATATCTAAAATCAAGAATTTAAAAAATGAGATAGCCTTAAATTTATCTGCTATATCTATAAGAATTATAGCTCCCATGCCTGGAAAAGGATCCATTGGAATAGAAATTCCGAATCACAATCGTTATCCAGTTTATATGAAAGATATTCTTTTTTCAGAAGAGAGCAACAAAAAGAGTCATCAAATGGAGCTCCCTATTTCTTTAGGAAAGACAGTATTTAATAAAATTTTTGTTATAGATTTAGCTAAAATGCCTCATTTGCTTATAGCAGGATCAACTGGACAAGGAAAATCCGTAGGATTAAATGTTATGATTGTTTTCTTATTATATCAAAAAAATCCAGAAGATATCAAATTTATTTTGATTGATCCAAAGAAAGTAGAATTATCTATATACAAAAATATTTCAAAATCTTATTTTGCTACTCTTCCAAATTCTGTAGAACCCATCATCACAGATTTACATAAAGTAAAAAACATATTAAATTCTTTATGTAAAGAGATGGATAAAAGATATGCTATTTTGGAAAAATTTAAAGTTAGAAATATTCAAGAATACAATGTCAAATACAATCAAAAATATCATTTACCTTATATCATACTAATCATTGATGAATTCGCAGACTTAAGTTTTTCTTTTCATCAAAAAAAACAAATAGAAACGTATATAACTCGGTTATCACAGCTTGCTCGTGCTGTAGGGATTCATTTGATTATAGCTACACAACGTCCATCCGTTGATGTAATTACCGGATTGATTAAATCAAATTTTACTGCAAGAATTGCATTTCGAGTAAGTTCTAAAATAGATTCTAGAACTATATTAGATTGTACAGGAGCTGAACAATTGATAGGAAAAGGAGATCTTCTATTTTCTAATCGAAATGAGTTGATACGGCTACAATGCCCATTCATCGAATTATCAGATATTCAAAAAATCGTTGATTTTTATTCCAATCATGATAAAAAAAACGAATACTTCTTCTTGCCAAAACCGGATTAA
- a CDS encoding LptF/LptG family permease: MKLIKKLDLYMIRLFIAPFLIIFSTIFIVFMIQFFWSQIDELIGKDIDILIIIKFIFYFGISIIPLVTPISLLLTSIITFGNFSENQELTAIKSSGISLFRIMKPILGITCILSIGLYFFSDLAIPKAKMQAKKLGYQISLTHPSFKLKEGIFVNLLPDFFIKIDRKSRKNKQLHNIFIFFYDKNSLVNTILSKKGFFIPNEDRSEFIQFKLMNGILYSENTNENKEQSSYQIVEFDTLIQNFKIPYYDYEGIKELDDYDTQNLIQKINFLKKKILNIKKKISIN, translated from the coding sequence ATGAAGCTAATAAAAAAACTTGATCTATATATGATTCGTTTATTTATAGCTCCTTTTTTAATTATTTTTTCTACAATATTTATCGTTTTTATGATTCAATTTTTTTGGAGTCAAATAGATGAATTGATTGGAAAAGACATTGATATTTTAATAATAATAAAATTTATATTTTATTTTGGAATATCTATTATTCCATTAGTTACTCCTATATCACTATTATTGACTTCTATAATAACATTTGGTAATTTTTCAGAAAATCAAGAACTTACTGCTATAAAATCTTCTGGAATATCTCTTTTTCGTATCATGAAACCTATTTTAGGAATAACCTGTATTTTATCGATTGGATTGTATTTTTTCTCAGATTTAGCCATTCCAAAAGCGAAAATGCAAGCTAAAAAATTAGGATATCAAATATCATTAACTCATCCCTCTTTCAAATTAAAAGAAGGAATTTTTGTAAATTTATTACCAGATTTTTTCATAAAAATAGACAGAAAATCGAGAAAAAATAAACAATTGCATAATATATTTATTTTTTTTTATGATAAAAATTCACTAGTAAATACTATTCTTTCTAAAAAAGGATTTTTTATTCCAAATGAAGATAGATCTGAATTTATTCAATTTAAATTAATGAATGGGATTTTGTATAGTGAAAATACGAATGAAAACAAAGAACAATCCTCTTATCAAATTGTAGAATTTGATACTTTAATTCAAAACTTTAAAATTCCTTACTATGACTATGAAGGAATAAAAGAATTAGATGACTATGATACCCAAAATTTAATTCAAAAAATTAACTTTTTAAAAAAAAAAATTCTGAATATCAAAAAAAAAATATCTATAAATTAG
- a CDS encoding LptF/LptG family permease produces the protein MQKKFTFPVTCIIMFLTGAPLGAIIRKGGIGHPTIAAITIFIIYYTLLTITQNKVEKAEICPWIGAWIPNFIFFPVSIWMTYKTAMDDFYIQ, from the coding sequence TTGCAAAAAAAATTTACATTTCCAGTAACATGCATTATTATGTTTCTAACTGGAGCTCCTTTAGGAGCTATTATTAGAAAAGGAGGAATAGGTCATCCTACCATTGCGGCAATAACTATATTCATTATTTATTATACTTTGCTGACTATCACTCAAAATAAAGTAGAAAAGGCTGAAATTTGTCCATGGATAGGAGCATGGATTCCGAATTTTATTTTTTTTCCAGTAAGCATATGGATGACTTATAAAACTGCAATGGATGATTTTTATATTCAATAA
- the ribB gene encoding 3,4-dihydroxy-2-butanone-4-phosphate synthase: MIFIFNKTNIDMVFGSNQNLDSIEEAIQDIQSGKIIIVVDDQNRENEGDFIVAAEKITPQIVNFLITHGRGLLCVSLTEEKCDQLELQMMVKKNTDPRKTAFTVSVDLRGYGVSTGISVSDRAKTIFALVNKVNPKSFNKPGHIFPLRAKKGGVLERPGHTEAAIDITKMAGCTPGGVVVEILNEDGSMARLPQLIQISKKFHMKIISIEDLIKYLKQKRNR; encoded by the coding sequence ATGATTTTTATATTCAATAAAACAAATATAGATATGGTTTTTGGTTCGAATCAAAATTTAGATAGTATTGAAGAAGCCATACAGGATATACAAAGTGGAAAAATTATTATTGTGGTTGATGATCAAAATCGTGAAAATGAAGGAGATTTTATAGTAGCTGCTGAAAAAATAACTCCTCAAATTGTAAATTTTCTCATTACTCATGGGAGAGGACTCCTTTGTGTTTCCTTAACAGAAGAAAAATGTGATCAACTAGAACTTCAAATGATGGTAAAAAAGAACACAGATCCTAGGAAAACGGCTTTCACAGTATCTGTAGACTTACGAGGATATGGCGTTAGTACTGGAATTTCAGTTTCAGATAGAGCAAAAACTATTTTTGCCTTAGTCAACAAAGTCAACCCAAAATCATTTAATAAACCAGGTCACATCTTTCCTCTTCGCGCAAAGAAAGGAGGTGTCTTAGAAAGACCTGGACATACAGAGGCTGCTATTGATATAACTAAAATGGCTGGATGTACCCCAGGAGGAGTTGTGGTAGAAATACTTAATGAAGATGGATCTATGGCACGTCTACCACAATTGATTCAAATTTCTAAAAAATTCCATATGAAAATTATATCCATAGAGGATCTTATCAAATATCTTAAACAGAAAAGAAACAGATAA
- the trxA gene encoding thioredoxin yields the protein MLQEINDDNFEKLVHESDKPVLVDFWAPWCAPCRSLSVLLEDLFTEYHNKALIFKLNVDNNPKYSSKYGIRSIPTMIFFKNGEKKDMHIGISSKEDIRKKLDILI from the coding sequence ATGTTACAAGAAATAAACGATGATAACTTTGAAAAATTAGTTCATGAATCGGATAAACCTGTATTGGTGGATTTTTGGGCTCCTTGGTGTGCTCCATGTCGATCTTTGTCTGTTCTATTAGAAGATCTATTTACTGAATATCATAATAAAGCATTGATTTTTAAATTAAATGTGGATAATAATCCAAAATATTCTTCTAAATATGGAATACGCAGCATTCCCACCATGATTTTTTTTAAGAACGGAGAGAAAAAAGATATGCATATTGGAATTTCCTCTAAAGAGGATATCAGAAAAAAATTAGATATTTTAATTTAG
- a CDS encoding M20 family metallo-hydrolase — protein sequence MSVVNLQVLKKEAIQLLIQLINTPSISKQENKVSFLIEDYLHQYGFHVKRKFNNIWTENTNYLKKGNIRTILLNSHHDTVKPGKNWKTNPFSAIKQEDKLIGLGSNDAGASVVSLISTFIYLSNLSELPYKLILSITAEEEISGPLGVRAILPELECINLGIVGEPTQMQVAIAEKGLMVLDCIAEGKTGHSARDIGINAIYVATRDIEHLRNFSFDRKSELLGFTTLNVTQIQGGIQHNVIPDFCSFVVDIRTNELYKNEELIEIIQKIIHSQMKPRSSHLNSSFINPMHPIVLKAQRIGRKTYGSPTLSDQSIMPFSTIKMGVGDSVRSHTPNEYILISEIMEGIDIYICLLKDFHF from the coding sequence ATGTCCGTAGTCAATTTGCAAGTTTTAAAGAAAGAAGCTATACAGCTTCTTATACAACTTATAAATACTCCTTCTATATCCAAACAAGAAAACAAGGTCTCTTTTCTTATAGAAGATTATCTTCATCAATATGGATTTCATGTTAAAAGAAAATTTAACAATATATGGACTGAAAACACGAACTATTTAAAAAAAGGAAATATACGAACTATACTATTAAATTCTCATCATGATACGGTTAAACCAGGAAAAAATTGGAAAACTAATCCTTTTTCTGCTATCAAACAAGAAGATAAACTTATAGGGTTAGGTAGTAATGATGCTGGAGCTTCCGTTGTTTCGTTAATATCCACTTTTATATATTTAAGTAATTTATCTGAATTACCTTACAAGTTAATTCTTTCAATTACTGCGGAAGAGGAAATATCTGGACCTTTAGGCGTAAGAGCAATTTTACCTGAATTGGAATGTATAAACTTAGGAATTGTCGGAGAACCAACACAAATGCAAGTAGCTATTGCTGAGAAAGGATTGATGGTATTGGATTGCATAGCTGAAGGAAAGACAGGACACTCTGCAAGAGATATAGGAATCAATGCTATTTATGTAGCAACAAGAGACATAGAACACTTAAGAAATTTTTCTTTTGATAGAAAATCGGAATTACTAGGTTTTACTACCTTAAATGTGACTCAAATCCAAGGAGGAATACAACACAATGTGATTCCTGATTTTTGTTCTTTTGTAGTAGATATTAGAACCAATGAGTTATATAAAAATGAGGAATTAATTGAAATTATACAAAAAATAATTCACTCTCAAATGAAACCACGTTCTTCTCATTTAAACTCTTCTTTCATAAATCCTATGCATCCCATTGTTTTAAAAGCTCAACGAATAGGAAGAAAAACTTATGGATCTCCTACTCTTTCAGACCAAAGCATTATGCCTTTTTCCACCATTAAAATGGGAGTCGGAGATAGTGTCCGTTCTCATACTCCTAATGAATACATCTTGATTTCAGAAATCATGGAAGGAATAGATATTTATATCTGTTTGTTAAAAGACTTTCACTTTTGA
- the argB gene encoding acetylglutamate kinase — MKIHIVKIGGHLINDQKVLNFSLKAFCQLQGYKVLIHGGGRKADFISNKMGILQKIIKGRRITDKETLDIVVMTYAGMINKNIVALLQSHHCNALGLCGADGNCIKSYLRKKTNIDYGYVGDINSKSINTRLIKFLLKNNIIPVLCSITHNGIGNLLNTNADTIAAYIAISLAKEKDCETELHFCFEKKGVLRDIQDPESFFQKINFNSFQKMKQNHSITNGMIPKLENAFFALKNGVSQVSIGLPNYLNDVNNKTLLCP; from the coding sequence ATGAAAATCCATATAGTTAAAATTGGAGGTCATTTAATTAATGACCAAAAGGTTCTTAATTTTTCTTTGAAAGCTTTTTGTCAACTACAAGGATATAAGGTGTTGATTCATGGAGGAGGAAGAAAAGCAGATTTCATTTCAAATAAAATGGGAATTTTGCAAAAAATTATAAAAGGTAGAAGAATAACAGATAAAGAAACTTTGGATATAGTTGTTATGACTTATGCAGGAATGATCAATAAAAATATTGTAGCTCTATTACAATCTCATCACTGTAATGCTTTGGGTTTATGTGGAGCAGATGGAAATTGCATTAAATCATATTTACGAAAAAAAACAAATATTGATTATGGATATGTGGGGGATATTAATAGCAAAAGTATTAATACACGTTTAATAAAATTTTTATTGAAAAATAATATCATTCCTGTATTATGTTCTATAACTCATAATGGAATAGGAAATTTACTAAACACAAATGCAGATACAATAGCAGCTTATATAGCTATATCCTTAGCAAAGGAAAAAGATTGTGAAACGGAATTACATTTTTGTTTTGAAAAAAAAGGAGTTTTACGAGATATACAGGACCCTGAATCTTTTTTTCAAAAAATAAATTTTAATTCATTTCAAAAAATGAAACAAAATCATTCCATAACAAATGGAATGATCCCTAAATTGGAAAATGCTTTTTTTGCATTAAAAAATGGAGTATCTCAGGTCAGTATAGGTCTCCCTAACTATTTAAATGATGTTAATAATAAGACTCTTCTATGTCCGTAG
- a CDS encoding N-acetylornithine carbamoyltransferase: protein MKKFFSVEDVINVYDLIKEALFLKKNPYEFKRIGKNKTIGLVFFNPSLRTRISCQKAAFNLGCNTWILDVHKDSWKIEMNDGSVMKMTQEHLKEAISIMSIYCDILAVRTFPSLSDRDYDYKEVIFNKILKYSRVPVVNMESATLHPLQSLADVMTIAEFTSFFKKRCKVVLSWAPHIKPLPHSVANSFSQWISKIDKIDFTIACPEKYDLNKRFSNGVFTTHHQDVAFINADFIYAKNWSSYLDYGKMLCQNSDWMITVNKMKLTNQAKFMHCLPVRRNVVVEDSVLDGKHSIILQQAENRIYASQIIFLKILQSLS, encoded by the coding sequence ATGAAAAAATTTTTTAGCGTAGAAGATGTTATTAACGTATATGATCTAATTAAAGAAGCTCTTTTTTTAAAGAAAAATCCATATGAATTTAAACGTATTGGAAAAAATAAAACAATTGGATTGGTTTTTTTTAATCCTAGTTTACGAACAAGAATTAGTTGTCAAAAAGCAGCTTTTAACTTAGGATGCAATACTTGGATATTAGATGTTCATAAAGATTCTTGGAAAATTGAAATGAATGATGGAAGTGTGATGAAAATGACACAAGAACATCTTAAAGAAGCTATTTCTATAATGAGCATATATTGTGATATTCTTGCTGTAAGAACTTTTCCTAGTTTATCAGATAGAGATTATGATTACAAAGAAGTAATTTTTAATAAAATATTAAAATATTCTAGAGTTCCAGTAGTTAACATGGAAAGTGCTACTTTGCATCCTTTGCAATCTTTAGCAGATGTAATGACTATTGCCGAATTTACATCTTTTTTTAAAAAAAGATGTAAAGTAGTGTTAAGTTGGGCTCCTCATATCAAACCATTGCCTCATTCCGTGGCAAATTCTTTTTCTCAATGGATATCAAAAATAGATAAAATAGATTTCACTATTGCGTGTCCAGAAAAATACGATCTTAATAAAAGATTTTCTAATGGAGTTTTTACCACACATCATCAAGATGTGGCTTTTATAAATGCCGATTTTATTTATGCAAAAAATTGGAGTAGTTATTTAGATTATGGAAAAATGCTCTGTCAAAATTCTGACTGGATGATCACTGTAAATAAAATGAAACTTACCAATCAGGCTAAATTTATGCATTGTTTACCTGTCAGGAGGAATGTTGTGGTAGAAGATTCTGTTTTAGATGGAAAACATTCCATTATATTGCAACAAGCAGAAAATAGAATTTATGCTTCACAAATAATTTTTTTAAAAATTCTACAATCTTTATCATGA